From Anopheles funestus chromosome 3RL, idAnoFuneDA-416_04, whole genome shotgun sequence, a single genomic window includes:
- the LOC125771716 gene encoding skin secretory protein xP2-like, whose amino-acid sequence MSRVIAVLCLVVVSVSFSDATFGLLHKKDLLGKLFHKEKTYVHVHYPPPPPPPPRPVAYHHYSAPAPAPVHYTAPAPAPVHYTAPAPAPVHYTAPAPAPVYYAAPKVQYVAPAPAPVYYVAAAPVHYVAAAPAPAPRVPAPAPAPRPAPAPRPAPVPRAPAPAKVPVPKAPAPAKVPVLYAAPPKAPALKLAAPYPGCDHAHGVHLY is encoded by the exons ATGAGTCGTGTCATTGCGGTGTTGTGTCTGGTGGTTGTGTCTGTATCCTTTAGTGATGCGACGTTTGGTCTGCTGCACAAGAAGGATCTGTTGGGCAAGCTCTTCCACAAGGAGAAGACCTATGTTCATGTACAttatccaccaccaccacctccaccaccacggCCAGTAGCATACCATCACTATAGTGCTCCGGCTCCTGCCCCAGTGCACTATACTGCTCCGGCTCCTGCCCCAGTGCACTATACTGCTCCGGCTCCTGCCCCAGTGCACTACACTGCACCAGCACCAGCTCCCGTTTACTATGCGGCTCCTAAAGTCCAATATGTGGCACCAGCACCTGCTCCAGTGTACTACGTTGCAGCAGCTCCAGTACACTACGTTGCTGCTGCACCAGCTCCAGCGCCCCGAGTGCCAGCACCGGCTCCAGCGCCCCGACCAGCTCCAGCGCCCCGACCAGCTCCAGTGCCCCGAGCACCAGCTCCGGCTAAAGTTCCAGTGCCCAAAGCACCAGCTCCGGCTAAAGTTCCAGTGCTCTACGCTGCACCACCAAAAGCTCCAGCGCTTAAACTAGCAGCTCCGTACCCAGGATGTGATCACGCAC ATGGTGTCCACCTTTATTAA